In Candidatus Niyogibacteria bacterium CG10_big_fil_rev_8_21_14_0_10_46_36, one DNA window encodes the following:
- a CDS encoding rod shape-determining protein (functions in MreBCD complex in some organisms), whose translation MNLFNKIFSLFSHDIGIDLGTANTLVYVKGRGVIINEPSLVALNKKTEQVVAIGKNAKQMIGRTPAHIGIIRPLIEGVVSNFEITQEMLSYFIKKVHSEGKQLFARPRVVVGVPSEITEVERRAVRDASQNAGARETYLVEEPMAAAIGIGLPVKEPVGNMIVDIGGGTTDIAVISLGGIVTSMNLRVAGDKLNDDIVSYSRDELRLFLGEKTAEDVKVAIGMAYKVGQTQESTIRGRDIISGLPREVIITDDDIQEAMSKSIKIIIESVKEVIETTPPELVADIMQRGIYLVGGGSYLRGIGMLIQRETKIPVKVPDDPMYAVVNGCGIILDNFEEYQSVLIQDSEEIIPQ comes from the coding sequence ATGAATCTATTCAATAAAATTTTTAGTTTATTTTCACACGACATTGGCATTGATCTTGGTACTGCAAATACGCTCGTCTATGTAAAAGGACGCGGCGTTATTATCAACGAACCATCGCTTGTCGCGCTGAACAAAAAAACAGAGCAGGTAGTTGCTATCGGGAAAAACGCAAAACAAATGATTGGGCGCACGCCCGCACATATTGGCATCATCCGCCCGCTTATTGAGGGCGTGGTGTCCAACTTTGAAATAACTCAAGAAATGCTCTCGTACTTCATCAAAAAAGTACACTCCGAGGGCAAGCAACTTTTTGCCCGTCCGCGCGTAGTCGTTGGTGTTCCGTCGGAGATTACAGAAGTCGAGCGCCGCGCCGTACGGGATGCGTCCCAGAACGCCGGAGCACGAGAAACATATTTGGTAGAAGAACCGATGGCAGCTGCCATCGGCATCGGGCTCCCCGTAAAAGAGCCGGTGGGTAACATGATAGTTGATATCGGCGGAGGAACGACCGACATTGCGGTTATTTCTCTTGGGGGTATTGTTACCTCTATGAACTTGCGGGTTGCCGGGGACAAGCTCAATGACGATATTGTTTCGTATTCACGAGACGAATTACGGCTTTTTCTAGGAGAAAAAACGGCCGAAGATGTAAAAGTTGCAATTGGCATGGCGTACAAAGTGGGCCAAACACAAGAATCAACCATACGAGGACGGGACATTATCAGCGGCCTTCCACGCGAAGTTATCATCACTGATGACGATATCCAAGAAGCAATGTCCAAGTCAATCAAAATAATTATTGAATCAGTCAAGGAAGTTATCGAAACTACCCCGCCAGAGCTCGTCGCAGATATCATGCAGCGGGGGATATACCTCGTAGGGGGCGGATCATATCTTCGCGGCATCGGCATGCTTATTCAGCGCGAAACAAAGATTCCCGTAAAAGTTCCCGATGACCCTATGTATGCGGTGGTGAACGGATGCGGCATCATTCTTGATAATTTTGAAGAATACCAAAGCGTCTTAATACAAGACAGCGAAGAGATTATTCCTCAATAA
- a CDS encoding CTP synthase yields MARYIFVLGGVMSGIGKGVATASIGNILKSYGFSVTAIKIDPYLNVDAGTMNPVEHGEVFVTDDGLECDQDIGNYERFLGAPMFRYNYMTTGQVYQSVIAKERAMYYGGKCVEVVPHITGEITERIELAARKTKADFVLIEVGGTVGEYQNNIFLEAGRMMKLKAPDKVMFIMVSYLPVPKMIGEMKTKPTQHAVRILNSIGIQPDMILARSAHPIDAPRKQKIAIFCNINEEDVVSAPDIESIYEIPINFEKDNLGKRVLAKFGLKRRQSNMREWRALVRRIKNIKKTVRIAVAGKYFATGNFMLSDSYISVLEAIKHAAWRSGFKPEIHWIDTEEYEKKPARVRELEKFDGIVVPGGFGKRGIEGKIKAIRYARTHNIPYLGLCYGMQLAVIEFSRNVGGMRKAHTTEIQSQTPHPVIATMPEQEVNLKNKDYGGSMRLGMYPCALKEGTTSFRAYKEKNIFERHRHRYEMNNDFRERLEEAGLVVAGTNPQRNLVEIIEIKNHPFFVGTQFHPELKSSPLKPHPLFREFLRVAVKKKK; encoded by the coding sequence ATGGCCAGGTATATTTTTGTTTTAGGCGGAGTAATGTCGGGCATCGGTAAGGGTGTCGCAACGGCATCCATCGGTAACATTCTCAAGAGCTACGGTTTTTCGGTGACAGCCATAAAAATTGATCCCTATCTAAATGTGGATGCAGGAACCATGAACCCCGTAGAGCACGGTGAGGTCTTTGTGACTGATGATGGTTTGGAGTGTGATCAGGATATCGGGAATTATGAGCGGTTTCTGGGCGCTCCGATGTTCCGGTACAACTATATGACGACAGGCCAGGTTTACCAATCAGTCATCGCAAAGGAGCGGGCAATGTATTATGGCGGGAAATGTGTAGAAGTGGTCCCGCATATCACCGGAGAGATAACAGAACGCATTGAACTTGCAGCGCGCAAAACAAAGGCTGATTTTGTGCTGATAGAGGTGGGAGGCACAGTAGGTGAGTATCAAAACAACATATTCCTGGAAGCGGGCCGTATGATGAAATTGAAAGCACCGGATAAGGTGATGTTCATTATGGTAAGTTATTTGCCGGTGCCGAAAATGATAGGGGAGATGAAAACGAAGCCCACGCAGCACGCGGTACGCATTCTCAATAGTATCGGTATCCAGCCGGACATGATACTTGCGCGTTCCGCCCATCCGATTGATGCGCCTCGGAAGCAAAAGATAGCGATATTCTGCAACATCAACGAAGAAGATGTAGTATCGGCCCCTGACATTGAAAGCATTTACGAGATTCCTATTAATTTTGAGAAGGATAACCTTGGGAAGCGGGTGCTTGCAAAATTCGGCTTAAAGCGGCGGCAAAGCAATATGCGTGAATGGCGGGCATTGGTGCGGCGTATTAAAAATATAAAAAAGACGGTCCGCATCGCGGTTGCGGGGAAGTACTTTGCTACGGGAAATTTTATGCTTTCCGATTCATATATTTCTGTTCTTGAGGCGATTAAGCATGCAGCATGGCGGTCTGGATTTAAACCCGAAATACACTGGATAGACACCGAAGAGTATGAAAAAAAACCGGCTCGTGTGCGTGAGCTCGAAAAATTTGACGGTATTGTCGTTCCGGGCGGTTTTGGGAAACGTGGCATTGAAGGAAAAATAAAAGCAATCCGATATGCGCGTACGCACAATATCCCGTACCTTGGACTCTGTTACGGCATGCAGCTCGCAGTCATTGAATTTTCACGCAATGTCGGAGGCATGCGGAAAGCGCATACAACAGAGATTCAATCACAAACCCCGCATCCGGTCATTGCGACTATGCCTGAGCAGGAGGTTAATCTAAAGAACAAAGACTATGGGGGCTCAATGCGTCTTGGGATGTATCCCTGCGCGCTGAAAGAAGGGACTACAAGCTTTCGGGCGTACAAGGAAAAAAATATTTTTGAACGCCACCGCCATAGGTACGAAATGAACAATGATTTCCGGGAGCGCCTGGAAGAAGCGGGGCTGGTGGTCGCCGGCACAAATCCTCAGCGCAATTTGGTAGAAATTATAGAGATAAAGAATCATCCATTTTTTGTAGGGACGCAGTTTCATCCCGAACTCAAATCAAGTCCGCTCAAGCCCCATCCCTTATTCCGCGAATTTTTGCGGGTAGCAGTGAAAAAGAAAAAATAA
- the ftsW gene encoding putative lipid II flippase FtsW, giving the protein MKTYSWDKPLFFISLALLVIGVFVFASAAIGLIGGNAESPISLFFRQILLGVGAGSILFLVSLFIPFTFWQKTSAVFLALAFVLLALVFVPGIGIIAGGAARWIDVGPISLQPAEPFKFAFMMYLAAWLTSHKKDIPTFRSGLIPFLIMAGIVSVFFVLQPDVGTLFVILGAATLLFFVGGGRLKHIALMGGLGALLLAALVAAEPYRLERIQVFLNPQEDLDDSGYQLHQALIAMGSGDIFGRGFGQSVQKFHYLPEPVGDAVFAVVGEEFGFIGSVSLIVLFLLFLWRSVYILARVPDQFARLFGAGIVIMIVFQSFINIAAIIGIVPMTGIPLVFISQGGSSLAITLAGIGILLHISKYARA; this is encoded by the coding sequence ATGAAAACATATTCATGGGATAAACCGCTTTTCTTTATTTCGCTCGCGCTTCTTGTTATCGGAGTGTTTGTTTTTGCGTCAGCGGCAATCGGCCTCATCGGAGGGAACGCGGAATCTCCCATATCGCTTTTCTTCCGCCAGATACTGCTAGGCGTCGGTGCGGGAAGCATTCTTTTTTTAGTAAGTCTTTTTATTCCTTTCACCTTTTGGCAGAAAACATCTGCTGTTTTTCTTGCCCTTGCGTTCGTACTCTTAGCGTTGGTGTTCGTCCCCGGAATAGGGATTATTGCCGGAGGAGCGGCGCGCTGGATAGATGTAGGGCCAATATCGCTTCAGCCTGCCGAACCGTTCAAATTCGCGTTTATGATGTATCTCGCTGCATGGCTTACGTCGCACAAAAAAGACATCCCAACATTCCGTTCCGGCCTGATTCCGTTCCTCATTATGGCAGGCATCGTGAGTGTATTTTTTGTCTTGCAACCCGATGTAGGGACGCTATTTGTTATTTTAGGAGCGGCAACTCTTCTCTTCTTTGTGGGAGGAGGGAGACTTAAACATATTGCTCTTATGGGTGGCTTAGGCGCTCTGCTTCTTGCGGCTCTTGTCGCTGCTGAACCATATCGCCTTGAGCGCATACAAGTATTCTTAAACCCGCAAGAAGACCTGGATGATTCGGGATACCAGCTCCACCAAGCCCTTATCGCTATGGGCTCCGGGGATATATTCGGACGGGGATTCGGACAAAGCGTACAAAAATTCCATTACTTGCCCGAGCCGGTGGGGGATGCGGTTTTTGCGGTTGTCGGGGAAGAGTTCGGGTTTATCGGCAGCGTATCGCTCATTGTGTTGTTCCTGCTTTTTTTATGGAGAAGCGTTTATATTCTTGCGCGGGTGCCTGACCAATTTGCTCGACTGTTTGGCGCGGGAATTGTTATAATGATAGTATTCCAGTCATTTATCAATATTGCAGCAATAATCGGTATCGTCCCCATGACCGGTATTCCTTTGGTGTTTATCAGCCAAGGGGGGTCATCGCTTGCAATTACTCTTGCCGGTATTGGCATCCTGCTGCATATCTCAAAATACGCACGAGCATAA
- the murA gene encoding UDP-N-acetylglucosamine 1-carboxyvinyltransferase: MNEDSYALVIRGGKELSGAIAVNGAKNDVLSLMAASVVFSHPVTLTNVPRISDVAKMKALLEGIGVRVTEDPDKRTITLDPSSVKNPVLDAALAEKIRASVMLIGPVMARLGEITFPYPGGCVIGKRPIDFFINGFKKLGADVTESDTVFSFRLKKHTGGNIVLPYPSVTVTETLMINSALGNGTTTITNAACEPEIESLAQFLGSGGAHITGAGTHTITVQGTNGRLLAQSRPEAFPVLPDRIEAGSFAILASLLGNPIRITQCAPRHIESLLERLRDLGVSVRAGNDWIEIRRPKQFTSVDIKTGPYPAFATDLQAPFTVLLTQAGGKAVVFETVFEERLHYIEELKQMGANITLCDPHRAIVVGPTPLSGRAVKSPDLRAGLAFIIAGLIAKGESVIHNVYHIDRGYEDIEARLRALGASIERRTL, encoded by the coding sequence ATGAATGAGGACTCTTATGCTCTTGTTATACGGGGAGGGAAAGAACTTTCCGGAGCCATTGCCGTAAACGGCGCAAAAAATGATGTCTTGTCACTTATGGCAGCATCTGTTGTATTTTCCCATCCAGTTACGCTTACAAATGTTCCGCGTATAAGCGATGTCGCGAAAATGAAAGCGCTTCTTGAGGGAATTGGCGTGCGGGTTACCGAAGACCCGGACAAACGAACTATTACGCTAGACCCGTCTTCTGTGAAAAATCCCGTTCTTGACGCCGCCCTTGCAGAAAAGATACGCGCTTCCGTTATGCTTATCGGGCCCGTTATGGCGCGTCTAGGCGAAATAACATTTCCATATCCCGGCGGATGTGTTATCGGCAAACGGCCCATAGATTTTTTTATAAATGGATTCAAAAAACTCGGCGCTGACGTAACCGAATCGGATACCGTATTCTCATTCCGTCTTAAAAAACACACGGGCGGGAACATCGTTCTTCCATACCCCAGCGTAACCGTAACTGAAACACTTATGATAAACTCGGCTCTTGGAAATGGAACGACAACTATTACAAATGCTGCATGTGAACCGGAGATAGAAAGCCTTGCGCAGTTTCTTGGCTCAGGGGGTGCCCATATCACGGGCGCCGGCACTCACACTATAACCGTTCAAGGAACAAATGGCAGATTGCTTGCGCAAAGCCGCCCCGAAGCATTCCCCGTATTGCCCGACAGGATAGAAGCAGGAAGCTTTGCGATACTTGCAAGTCTTCTTGGAAATCCTATCCGCATAACACAGTGTGCGCCCCGTCACATAGAAAGCCTCCTGGAGCGGCTCCGTGACCTTGGTGTATCGGTGCGCGCAGGGAATGACTGGATAGAAATACGGCGGCCAAAACAATTTACATCCGTAGACATAAAGACCGGGCCGTACCCTGCATTTGCAACTGATCTTCAAGCTCCATTCACAGTGCTCTTAACGCAGGCGGGAGGAAAGGCCGTGGTATTTGAAACCGTCTTTGAGGAACGCCTTCATTACATAGAAGAGTTGAAACAGATGGGCGCGAATATAACGCTTTGCGACCCGCACCGCGCGATTGTTGTTGGACCAACGCCGCTTTCAGGGAGAGCTGTAAAAAGTCCGGATTTGCGCGCGGGGCTTGCGTTCATCATTGCAGGGCTCATTGCAAAAGGCGAATCAGTCATTCATAATGTATATCATATCGACAGAGGCTATGAAGACATTGAGGCACGCTTGCGCGCGCTTGGCGCATCTATAGAACGGCGGACTCTATAA
- a CDS encoding glutamate--tRNA ligase, translated as MQPNKSQKKLSISRLSTADMSVRVRIAPSPTGPLHIGTARTALFNYLFAKNQKGTFVLRIEDTDKERSEKRFETDIKEALAWLGISWDEEALQSDRLTSHTKYLERLLSEHKIFWCPHTEEELSVEREKQMQDKQAPRHVCEFRNGEKNADGNGILRFKNDADTELTFEDIVRGTITFMPALLGDFSIAKKLDEPLYNFAAVVDDAEMNITHVIRGEDHIPNTPKQILIQEALGFVRPAYAHLPLILGQDKSKLSKRHGATAVTQYKKEGYLAPALVNFLALLGWRPEQTRQGSNEDIFSTDELIALFSLTDVQKGGAVFDIEKLKWINGMYIRVTDPGDLSQLLFPYLKQTWQNIAIARPEWWQSISALEQTRLATLEEITERVDYFFEDPIARKELLLEKGGTADETRNRLQTVLNALQNIPKESFTHTAVHNAVFPYAEAEGKKFVLWPFRVALTGKSASAGLFEVAEILGKEQTEKRLKNAIETLTA; from the coding sequence ATGCAGCCGAACAAATCGCAAAAGAAATTATCAATCTCGCGCTTGAGCACAGCTGATATGAGTGTACGGGTCCGCATAGCACCAAGCCCCACGGGGCCGCTTCACATCGGTACTGCACGTACGGCGCTTTTTAACTATTTATTTGCAAAGAATCAAAAAGGGACGTTCGTACTCCGTATTGAAGATACCGACAAGGAACGATCGGAAAAACGCTTTGAAACAGATATCAAAGAGGCGCTTGCCTGGCTTGGAATATCCTGGGACGAAGAGGCCCTCCAATCGGATCGGCTAACATCACACACCAAGTATTTGGAGCGTTTGCTTTCCGAGCATAAGATATTCTGGTGTCCGCATACCGAAGAGGAGCTTTCCGTAGAGCGCGAAAAACAAATGCAGGACAAACAGGCTCCGCGCCATGTCTGCGAATTCAGAAATGGCGAGAAAAATGCAGACGGAAACGGCATACTTCGTTTTAAGAATGATGCAGATACTGAGCTTACATTTGAAGATATCGTGCGCGGAACGATAACATTTATGCCCGCGCTCCTGGGAGACTTTTCAATAGCAAAAAAACTTGATGAACCGCTGTATAATTTTGCAGCAGTCGTAGATGATGCAGAAATGAACATAACCCATGTCATCCGCGGAGAAGACCATATCCCAAATACGCCGAAACAAATTCTCATACAGGAAGCCCTTGGTTTTGTCCGGCCCGCATACGCGCATCTTCCGCTTATCCTTGGGCAAGATAAATCAAAACTTTCAAAACGGCACGGTGCTACAGCCGTTACGCAGTACAAAAAAGAGGGGTACCTTGCCCCCGCTCTTGTTAATTTTTTAGCGCTTCTCGGCTGGCGTCCTGAGCAAACGAGACAGGGGAGTAATGAAGACATATTCAGCACAGACGAACTTATTGCGCTCTTTTCCCTCACGGATGTGCAAAAAGGGGGTGCCGTGTTTGATATTGAAAAACTTAAATGGATAAACGGGATGTATATCCGTGTCACAGATCCAGGGGACCTTTCGCAATTATTATTCCCGTACCTCAAACAAACTTGGCAAAATATCGCAATTGCCCGTCCTGAGTGGTGGCAAAGCATATCCGCCCTTGAACAAACCCGTCTGGCTACCCTTGAAGAAATAACCGAACGTGTCGACTATTTTTTTGAAGACCCGATAGCGCGTAAAGAGCTTCTTCTTGAAAAAGGGGGCACTGCGGACGAAACAAGAAATCGTCTGCAAACTGTTCTTAACGCACTTCAAAATATCCCAAAAGAATCATTCACTCATACCGCCGTTCACAACGCTGTTTTCCCGTATGCCGAAGCTGAGGGGAAAAAGTTTGTACTATGGCCATTCCGCGTTGCGCTCACCGGTAAAAGCGCCTCGGCCGGATTATTTGAAGTTGCAGAAATACTTGGGAAAGAACAAACCGAAAAACGCCTGAAAAACGCTATTGAAACATTGACAGCGTAA
- a CDS encoding rod shape-determining protein, whose amino-acid sequence MGIFTTKLGIDLGTANTLVFVPKKGIVLNEPSVVAVSLAENKVVAVGNEAKRMVGKTPDTIIAYRPMKDGVIADYRITETMLRYYIKKALGKWNIAKPEVLISVPAGVTSTEKRSVSEASLKAGSKRTYIIKEPILAAIGADIPIYEPTGHMVVDIGGGTTDAAVISLGGIVSSTSVKVAGNKIDQAISDYIKKNYNLAVGDKSSEDIKIKIGSAIPVEKEARYEIKGRDLLTGLPRSIVITTNEVVKAIESELREITKAIKYVLQETPPELAADIIDQGIVMTGGSSLLHNMTELVYRATGVKARVADDALFCVAKGTGIALDHLDTYKKSLTSKS is encoded by the coding sequence GTGGGAATTTTTACGACAAAATTAGGAATCGACCTGGGAACCGCAAACACGCTGGTGTTTGTCCCGAAAAAGGGGATCGTGCTGAACGAACCTTCTGTTGTTGCCGTTTCCCTTGCGGAAAATAAAGTGGTTGCGGTAGGGAACGAGGCAAAGCGCATGGTGGGGAAAACGCCAGACACTATTATTGCATACCGTCCGATGAAAGACGGGGTTATTGCGGACTACCGCATCACCGAAACAATGCTCCGCTATTACATAAAAAAAGCGCTCGGCAAGTGGAACATTGCAAAGCCTGAGGTGCTCATCTCCGTTCCTGCGGGAGTGACATCCACCGAAAAGCGTTCGGTAAGCGAAGCATCTCTGAAAGCGGGTTCAAAAAGAACATACATTATCAAAGAGCCTATTCTTGCAGCAATCGGCGCAGACATTCCGATTTATGAACCGACCGGCCACATGGTGGTAGATATCGGCGGGGGTACAACTGATGCTGCGGTAATTTCGCTTGGCGGAATTGTTTCATCTACTTCAGTAAAAGTTGCAGGAAACAAGATAGACCAGGCAATATCCGATTATATTAAGAAGAATTACAACCTCGCGGTCGGCGATAAAAGCTCTGAAGATATCAAGATAAAGATCGGTTCTGCAATTCCTGTTGAAAAAGAAGCACGATACGAAATAAAAGGACGGGATCTCCTTACGGGACTCCCGCGGAGTATTGTCATCACAACAAACGAAGTTGTAAAAGCGATTGAAAGCGAACTCCGTGAAATAACAAAAGCAATAAAATATGTTCTTCAGGAAACACCGCCTGAACTTGCGGCAGATATTATTGACCAGGGGATAGTCATGACAGGAGGATCGTCCCTTCTTCACAACATGACGGAGCTCGTATACCGCGCGACAGGCGTAAAAGCCCGGGTTGCTGACGATGCGCTTTTCTGTGTCGCAAAAGGAACCGGTATCGCACTTGACCACCTCGATACATACAAAAAGAGCCTCACCTCAAAATCATAA
- a CDS encoding ribosome recycling factor, with protein MAYDFSYLTQESDKIKDWLQHEISGLRTGRASPQLVENVKADYYGQQTPIKHIAAITIQDAHTIVIQPWDKSAIPVIEKALNQSEVGIKPVVDKDIIRLTLPELTGERREQLKKVVREKLEEAKITLRKIRHEVLADIEEQEKAKEMSEDDKFRYKEDLQKHIEKATEELDAVALRKTKEIES; from the coding sequence ATGGCTTACGATTTTTCTTATCTCACACAAGAATCAGACAAAATAAAAGATTGGCTTCAACATGAAATATCAGGACTCCGTACTGGCAGGGCCTCCCCACAGCTTGTGGAGAATGTAAAAGCGGATTACTACGGCCAACAAACACCAATAAAGCACATTGCCGCGATCACTATTCAGGATGCGCATACTATTGTTATCCAACCGTGGGACAAAAGCGCAATACCGGTCATTGAAAAAGCGCTCAACCAATCTGAAGTAGGCATAAAGCCGGTTGTGGACAAAGATATCATCCGCCTGACGCTTCCGGAGCTGACCGGCGAACGCCGCGAACAACTCAAAAAAGTGGTTCGTGAAAAATTAGAAGAAGCAAAAATAACATTGCGAAAAATCCGCCATGAGGTTCTTGCCGACATAGAAGAACAAGAAAAAGCAAAGGAGATGAGCGAAGACGACAAATTCCGTTACAAAGAAGACCTCCAGAAGCACATAGAGAAAGCGACGGAGGAACTTGACGCAGTCGCTCTGCGCAAAACAAAAGAAATAGAATCATAA
- a CDS encoding 50S ribosomal protein L27 has translation MAHTKAQGSTKNLRDSKPKYLGIKLSDGAKAQAGSIIVRQRGTRYTPGKNVGIGKDHTIFALKDGTVAFKEKRKTGFNGKTKKVKVVSVA, from the coding sequence ATGGCACATACCAAAGCCCAGGGTTCAACAAAGAACCTACGGGACTCAAAACCAAAATATTTAGGGATAAAATTATCTGACGGCGCGAAAGCGCAGGCAGGTTCTATTATCGTTCGCCAGCGCGGAACAAGGTATACTCCGGGTAAAAATGTGGGCATCGGCAAAGACCACACGATATTCGCACTCAAAGACGGAACCGTGGCATTCAAAGAAAAAAGAAAGACTGGCTTTAACGGAAAAACAAAAAAAGTAAAAGTTGTCTCCGTCGCATAA